DNA from Arthrobacter sp. StoSoilB19:
ATGGATCAATCCAAACACGGATCAGGGTTGCCCGGACCGTATCCGGCCGCTTACCGGGGACAGCTCAGGGGCCGTTCAGGGTATCCCCCAGTAGAGCGGCGACCCGCCCGGACGGGAGGATCGAGGTATGAACTCGCAGACCCCCTCCCCTGACGACGAACACCCTGCCGGGGCCATCCCCGGATCCGACAGCGAGCGGCCCACGGAGCCGCTGCCGTCCTCCCCTGCAACGCCTCCGGAGCCTGAGGTTGGCCCGGGTGCCGGTCCCGCGGCCGGCCCGTCAGGCGGTCTTGGCGCCGGTCCCTCAGCTGATCCCGGTGCCGGACCGGGCCCTGATCCCGCTGATAACACCCAGGGCTATGCCTACCGCAGCAGCCCCACCGCCCCAACTCCTTCCACCGACTTCTTCGGCTGGATCCGCAGCAACGGCGTTTACCGGGGCAACGACCGTTGGGTCGGCGGCGTCTGCAGCGGCATCGCCCACCGGCTGAACGTGGACCCGATCATCATCCGCGGCGCCTTCATAGTCCTCACCCTCCTGGCCGGCATTGGCGTGTTCTTCTATGGCCTGGCATGGGCGTTCCTGCCGGAACCGGACGGCCGGATCCACGTCCAGGAAGCCGGCGCCGGACGTTGGTCCAGTGGCATGACGGGCTCCCTGATTGCCACGGTCCTGGGTCTCACCGGCCTGGGCGGAGGCTTCTGGGGCTGGAGCCATAACGGACTCAGCGGACTGCTCTGGACCGTCTTCTGGGTGGCCGGCGCAATCTATTTGGTCTACTACCTTTCCCAGCGCAACAAGTCCCACCCCACCATGGCCGGCCACACGCCGGCAGCCCCCGGCGCAGGCCACCCGGCCGGACGCCCGGGCGCGGACTACACCTCGTCGTTCTCCGCAGGCACGCCCTCCGGGCCGGCGCCCGGCTTCCCGGCGGCGCCGCGGTACAGCGGCGGCCCCACCAGCTCAGCATCCACCGGCATCTATGGCCCGGGCGGACACAGCACTCCTATCGGAACCGGTGTCGGAGGCACCTCCGCCGGCCCAAACGGCACCGGTTCAGGCAGCACAGGCCCAGGCGGGCCGGGCACAGGCGGGCCGGGCAGCGGCGTTCCCGGTGGAAGCAGCTACCCCGCACCGTGGGTGCCCCCGCAACCGCCAAAGCCCCGGCCGTCCGGCCCCGGCGCTCCCGCCGTCGCCATCGCCACGGGCTCGGCCCTGGTAGTGGGCGGTGGCCTCAAGGCGCTGGATGCCGCAAACATCATCGACCTGGGCGGCTCCGCCAACGCCATCGTGTGGGCCAGCGCGGCAGCAGTGCTAGGCCTGGGCATCCTGGTGGCGGGTTTCCGCGGCCGCACCTCCGGCGTCCTGAGCCTCTTTGCCGTAATCGCCCTGGTTACCGGCGGCATCTACAACACGCTGGACGACGGCCGGATGCGTATCCAGCAGGTGGACTGGAACCCCGCAAGCATTGAGGAGGCACGCGGCGGCATCGACATCACCGCCGGGCGGGGCACCGTGGACCTCACGGGCCTGTCACCCACCGCCCCCCTGACGTCCGACGTCGTGGTTCCCCTGGACATCACCGCCAGCAACGTGACCGTGGTGATCCCGCAGAACCTGCCCGTCGACATCAAGGCGGACATGACCATGGGAAACCTTAACGAGGCCACCGGCCAGCGCGGCGGCACCACCACCCGCGAAAGCAGCTACAACGCGGACAAGCCCGGCAACCACCTGGTGGTGCGGATCGACGGCACGTTCAGCAACGTCACAATCCAGGAAGGCAACTGACATGGACAGCAGCAACATTCCGACGACGGCGGGCCAAGACCCCGCCGGACCGGCACCGGCGAGGGTGGGGACGGTGGTGTGGGGACTGATCGTCCTGGCGCTGGCCGCACTCATCATCGTGGCGCAGCTGGGCATCGTGACACTCAATGGCACCTACGTCCTGATCGGCCTCATGATCGGCGCAGGTGTGGCCCTGGTGGCCGGCGGCCTGCTCTCAGCCCGCAAACGTGACAACGCATCAACTACAGGGAAGTCTTGAACCATGGATAAGTTCTTCAGCATTGTCAGGGGCCTTGGCCTGCAGCGCGGCCCACAGCGGTGGCTCGGCGGAGTGCTGGGCGGCATCGCGGCCAAGCTCAACGTCGACGTCGCCTACGTCCGCATCGCATTCCTGCTGTTCTGCCTGCTCCCCGGACCTGCCGTGATCTTCTACCTCCTGGCCTGGGTGATCCTCCCGGACCAGCGCAACGAGATCCTGCTCCAGACGTTCCTGGACCGCCGGTCGCTCAACCGGCCCTGACCAGCCAAATCGCCGGCGCCGGACACACTGGCGCCGGCACCATAAATCGGCCACGACCACGGCCCCTGCTTTCGCGGACACTCCCCGACAGCAGGGGCCTTTCCTGTCCCGGCACTGCCCGGCCCGGGCACCCCCATGTAACCGGTTTGTGTCGTACCCCACACACCCCATTACACTTCTAGGTGAGCTCAGCGTGGCGCTCTGCCTGTAAACCTTCTCTCCAGGATTTGAGCCGAACATGAAAATTGGAATCCTCACCAGCGGTGGCGACTGCCCCGGACTGAACGCCGTGATCCGAGGCGCCGTGCTTAAGGGCATCGCCGTCCACGGCCAGGAATTCGTCGGATTCCGCGATGGATGGCGGGGTGTGGTGGAGGGGGACATCATCGACATCCCCCGCACCATGGTCCGCGGCATCGCCAAGCAGGGCGGCACCATCCTTGGCACTTCCCGCACCAACCCGTTCGAAAACGGCGGCGGCCCCGAGGCCATCAAGGCCCACATGGACCGGCTGGGCATCGACGCCATCATCGCCATCGGTGGTGAGGGAACACTCGCCGCCGCCAAGCGCCTGACCGACGCCGGACTCAAGATCGTCGGCGTCCCCAAGACCGTTGACAACGACCTTGACGCCACCGACTACACCTTCGGGTTCGACACTGCCGTGCAGATCGCCACCGAAGCCATCGACCGGCTCCGCACCACCGGCGAATCCCACCACCGCTGCATGATCGCCGAAGTGATGGGCCGGCACGTGGGCTGGATTGCCCTGCACGCCGGCATGGCCGCAGGCGCGCACGCCATCCTGATCCCGGAGCAGAAGGTCAGCATCGAGCAGATCACCGAATGGGTCAAGGAAGCCCATCATCGTGGCCGCGCGCCCCTGGTGGTGGTGGCCGAAGGCTTCGTACCCGAACACATGGAAAGCCCGCACTCCGAGCGCGGCCTGGACACCTTCGGCCGTCCCCGGCTGGGCGGCATCGCGGACCAGCTCGCCCCCGAACTGGAGGCACGCACCGGCATTGAAACCCGCGCCACCATCCTGGGCCACATCCAGCGCGGCGGCGTCCCGTCGGCCTTCGACCGGGTCCTGGCCACCCGGCTTGGCATGGCTGCCATCGATTCCGTGGTGGAAGGCTACTGGGGCACCATGGTGGCGCTCAAGGGCACCGACATCCGGCACGTTGCCTTCGAAGAGGCCCTGGGCCAGCTGAAGACCGTCCCGCAAAACCGCTACGACGAAGCCGCGGTCCTGTTCGGCTAAGTCAGTGGGCCGCCCTAGGCTGGGACCATGACACTCGATCCCGGCTCAGCGGCCATCATCCAGCTGGCGTGGGCACGCCGGCTGGGCCTTGACGACGACGCGTTCGGGGACGCCCTGGTCTCCGGGGCAAGGATCGTCCGGGCGGACGAATCGGCCCGGACCGTCGAGTTCGTCCGGTTGTTTGGCAGTTCCGCGCTGGTGGGCCCGCAGAGCGTCATCGAAGCCGCAACGGACATTCCGGAGGAGGAGATGGCCCAGCACGTCACGCTGCTGAAACTGACCAGGGACCGGGGCGGCCATGGGCTCGGCGCTGCCGCCCTGTTCTTCGCCGACGACCTGCCGCTGCAGCAGCCCTCCGGGGAACTCACGGTCTCGCACGGGAACCCGGAGGCCATTGAACTGGAGGGCCGCTGCCCGCCGGACGACGTCAACGAAGTGGGGCTCTCCGACCTCGAAAACCGCTACACCATCGTGCATGAGCAGGACGGCAGGCGCGTGCCCCTGGCCTGCGGTGCGTACGGCGAATGGGAGGGCCTGCTGGCCAACATGGGCGTACTGGTGGACCCGGAATGGCGGCGGCGCG
Protein-coding regions in this window:
- a CDS encoding GNAT family N-acetyltransferase, with amino-acid sequence MTLDPGSAAIIQLAWARRLGLDDDAFGDALVSGARIVRADESARTVEFVRLFGSSALVGPQSVIEAATDIPEEEMAQHVTLLKLTRDRGGHGLGAAALFFADDLPLQQPSGELTVSHGNPEAIELEGRCPPDDVNEVGLSDLENRYTIVHEQDGRRVPLACGAYGEWEGLLANMGVLVDPEWRRRGLGSLAASIAAHEALAAGLTLQWRADVSNTGCLALARQLGLSAGGIQTSVHLR
- a CDS encoding PspC domain-containing protein, whose protein sequence is MDKFFSIVRGLGLQRGPQRWLGGVLGGIAAKLNVDVAYVRIAFLLFCLLPGPAVIFYLLAWVILPDQRNEILLQTFLDRRSLNRP
- a CDS encoding ATP-dependent 6-phosphofructokinase; this translates as MKIGILTSGGDCPGLNAVIRGAVLKGIAVHGQEFVGFRDGWRGVVEGDIIDIPRTMVRGIAKQGGTILGTSRTNPFENGGGPEAIKAHMDRLGIDAIIAIGGEGTLAAAKRLTDAGLKIVGVPKTVDNDLDATDYTFGFDTAVQIATEAIDRLRTTGESHHRCMIAEVMGRHVGWIALHAGMAAGAHAILIPEQKVSIEQITEWVKEAHHRGRAPLVVVAEGFVPEHMESPHSERGLDTFGRPRLGGIADQLAPELEARTGIETRATILGHIQRGGVPSAFDRVLATRLGMAAIDSVVEGYWGTMVALKGTDIRHVAFEEALGQLKTVPQNRYDEAAVLFG
- a CDS encoding PspC domain-containing protein, giving the protein MNSQTPSPDDEHPAGAIPGSDSERPTEPLPSSPATPPEPEVGPGAGPAAGPSGGLGAGPSADPGAGPGPDPADNTQGYAYRSSPTAPTPSTDFFGWIRSNGVYRGNDRWVGGVCSGIAHRLNVDPIIIRGAFIVLTLLAGIGVFFYGLAWAFLPEPDGRIHVQEAGAGRWSSGMTGSLIATVLGLTGLGGGFWGWSHNGLSGLLWTVFWVAGAIYLVYYLSQRNKSHPTMAGHTPAAPGAGHPAGRPGADYTSSFSAGTPSGPAPGFPAAPRYSGGPTSSASTGIYGPGGHSTPIGTGVGGTSAGPNGTGSGSTGPGGPGTGGPGSGVPGGSSYPAPWVPPQPPKPRPSGPGAPAVAIATGSALVVGGGLKALDAANIIDLGGSANAIVWASAAAVLGLGILVAGFRGRTSGVLSLFAVIALVTGGIYNTLDDGRMRIQQVDWNPASIEEARGGIDITAGRGTVDLTGLSPTAPLTSDVVVPLDITASNVTVVIPQNLPVDIKADMTMGNLNEATGQRGGTTTRESSYNADKPGNHLVVRIDGTFSNVTIQEGN